The following coding sequences lie in one Vibrio sp. BS-M-Sm-2 genomic window:
- a CDS encoding DUF4397 domain-containing protein, translating into MKYSPLLAVAISTLFIVGCDDDDEPTTQLQAVHASPDAPLANVIVNSQARWTGVDYAQASGYASVNQGQTTLQVDVQLPGDAVATVISPSQFDLSGELDYTVMVVGDADGSNNPVEALVVTRPSEGTTSSSSLDVQVVHAATGVGDVNLYVTAPNDPLGAPLGTLGYKDFTDVLNIPAGQYRVRLETVSGNAIAFDSGEITLSGGSELTIAAVPRADSNSTSPVKLMVMDGSGSSLIYDMAETAEVRVGHLVDGAPDVDVFVNGAAFAPLADLMFKEIRGFIDLAAGSYDIDIFADGTTTNALIDADGVAVFAGMDYSIYAVGTVTPLSLEPLVIPENRRPVATSAVLNITHAAANPIAASVDIYLTENAGISGSTPALSDVKFKDYANGIYVAAGSYFVTITVAGQPSVVAIDSAPATLADGVVYQVVAIDDSAGTGFNLIVSDTTD; encoded by the coding sequence ATGAAATATTCACCATTATTAGCGGTAGCAATATCAACTCTGTTCATTGTTGGGTGTGACGATGACGATGAACCTACTACACAACTACAAGCTGTTCATGCATCCCCCGATGCTCCTTTAGCTAATGTTATCGTTAACAGTCAGGCTCGTTGGACTGGCGTCGATTATGCTCAAGCGTCTGGGTACGCTTCAGTAAATCAAGGCCAGACAACTCTTCAAGTCGATGTCCAACTCCCAGGTGACGCAGTTGCCACTGTAATTTCGCCAAGCCAATTCGATTTGAGCGGTGAATTAGATTACACCGTGATGGTGGTCGGTGACGCTGACGGTTCTAATAACCCGGTTGAGGCTTTAGTTGTGACGCGACCTTCTGAGGGAACGACATCGAGTTCAAGTTTAGATGTGCAAGTTGTTCACGCGGCAACAGGGGTTGGAGATGTGAACTTATACGTAACGGCGCCGAATGATCCATTGGGTGCTCCACTTGGCACTCTCGGTTATAAAGACTTTACTGACGTACTCAATATTCCAGCAGGGCAATACCGAGTGAGATTAGAAACCGTGAGCGGCAATGCTATTGCTTTTGACTCCGGAGAAATAACTCTGTCTGGCGGTAGCGAGCTAACGATCGCGGCTGTGCCAAGAGCTGACTCCAATAGCACTTCCCCAGTAAAATTGATGGTAATGGACGGTTCGGGCTCATCTTTAATCTACGACATGGCAGAAACTGCAGAAGTAAGAGTCGGTCATCTCGTTGATGGCGCCCCAGATGTAGATGTTTTTGTCAACGGAGCTGCATTTGCACCTCTTGCTGATTTGATGTTTAAAGAGATCCGCGGTTTTATCGATTTAGCCGCAGGAAGTTATGACATTGACATCTTTGCTGATGGCACTACAACCAATGCACTGATTGATGCAGACGGAGTCGCGGTATTTGCTGGTATGGATTACAGCATCTATGCAGTAGGGACGGTAACTCCACTGAGTTTGGAACCATTGGTTATTCCTGAAAACCGTCGTCCGGTTGCGACCAGCGCGGTGCTAAACATTACCCACGCCGCTGCTAACCCAATAGCGGCTTCGGTGGATATTTACTTAACAGAAAACGCGGGGATCTCTGGTAGCACTCCAGCGCTAAGTGATGTGAAGTTCAAAGATTATGCGAATGGCATTTATGTTGCGGCGGGGTCTTATTTTGTGACGATTACTGTAGCGGGTCAGCCGTCGGTTGTGGCTATCGACTCTGCGCCCGCAACCTTAGCTGATGGTGTAGTGTATCAAGTGGTGGCGATCGATGACTCGGCTGGCACAGGCTTCAACCTTATTGTGAGTGATACAACAGACTAG
- a CDS encoding outer membrane protein OmpK, with protein MRKSLLTLGLLAAVSAPVMAADYSDGDIHKNDYKWMQFNLMGAFNEKGVTESTHDYLEMEFGGRSGIFDLYGYVDVFNLTSDPGSDKNGQEKIFMKFAPRMSLDGLTGKDLSFGPVQELYVSTLMEWGGNSGVNTQKVGLGSDVMVPWFGKMGLNLYGTYDSNNKDWNGFQISTNWFKPFYFFENGSFISYQGYIDYQFGMQDEYSQVSNGGAMFNGLYWHSDRFAVGYGLKLYSDVYGFKDGANLPWDASTQAESSGVGHYVAVTYKF; from the coding sequence ATGCGTAAATCACTTTTAACTCTTGGCCTACTTGCAGCAGTATCTGCTCCAGTAATGGCAGCTGATTATTCTGACGGCGACATCCATAAGAACGATTACAAATGGATGCAGTTCAACCTTATGGGTGCATTCAATGAGAAAGGCGTTACTGAGTCTACTCATGATTACCTAGAGATGGAATTTGGTGGTCGCTCTGGAATCTTTGATCTTTACGGTTACGTTGACGTATTCAACCTAACTTCTGATCCAGGTAGTGATAAAAATGGCCAAGAAAAAATCTTCATGAAGTTTGCTCCTCGTATGTCTCTTGACGGGCTAACAGGTAAAGATCTTTCTTTCGGTCCAGTTCAAGAGCTTTACGTATCTACGCTTATGGAATGGGGTGGTAACTCTGGCGTTAACACTCAAAAAGTTGGTCTTGGTTCTGATGTAATGGTTCCATGGTTTGGCAAAATGGGGCTAAACCTTTACGGTACATACGACTCAAACAACAAAGACTGGAACGGTTTCCAAATCTCGACTAACTGGTTCAAGCCATTCTACTTCTTCGAGAACGGTTCATTCATCTCTTACCAAGGTTACATCGATTACCAATTCGGTATGCAAGATGAGTACTCTCAAGTAAGCAACGGCGGCGCGATGTTTAACGGTCTTTACTGGCACTCAGATCGCTTTGCAGTTGGTTACGGCTTGAAACTATACAGCGATGTATACGGCTTTAAAGATGGCGCAAACCTTCCATGGGATGCATCTACACAAGCTGAATCTTCTGGCGTAGGTCACTACGTAGCAGTAACTTACAAGTTCTAA
- the panE gene encoding 2-dehydropantoate 2-reductase encodes MNITIVGPGAIGSLWAIKLLQAGHNVSLWSRSPETSMDLSLDEQASLSFSNNNIEKLSASDLVISTVKAWQVEEATTPLLQYLDSDTILMFMHNGMGAVDQIASQINDHPVVLATTTQAAFKPDKNNVCHTGLGQTQLGAFNQTGQQCTFLVDVLEHALPAVSWNPQIKTALWTKLAINCAINPLTGLEQIKNGELADQKFGDTLISIVEELTKVMQAEEIACSFDELEASVKQVIQATAQNNSSMKQDMFYQRKTEIDFITGHLIKTALKHQIKVPVNQKLFDQVKEQENSWNHQD; translated from the coding sequence GTGAACATCACGATTGTTGGACCTGGAGCAATTGGCTCTTTATGGGCAATAAAACTACTTCAAGCTGGTCATAATGTCTCTTTGTGGAGCCGCTCCCCTGAAACCTCAATGGACCTATCACTTGATGAGCAAGCTTCACTTTCCTTCAGTAATAACAATATCGAAAAGCTATCTGCGAGTGACTTAGTGATCTCCACAGTCAAAGCTTGGCAAGTAGAAGAAGCCACCACTCCGTTACTTCAATATCTCGACTCTGATACCATTCTCATGTTCATGCATAACGGAATGGGCGCAGTTGATCAGATAGCTTCTCAAATTAATGACCACCCGGTAGTACTAGCAACCACCACTCAAGCCGCATTCAAGCCCGACAAGAATAATGTTTGTCACACAGGGTTAGGACAAACTCAACTGGGTGCTTTTAATCAAACGGGTCAGCAGTGCACGTTTTTAGTTGATGTATTGGAACATGCTCTCCCCGCTGTGAGTTGGAATCCACAAATAAAAACCGCGCTTTGGACCAAACTCGCCATCAATTGTGCTATCAATCCACTGACTGGGTTGGAACAAATCAAGAATGGCGAACTTGCAGACCAAAAGTTTGGGGATACTTTAATCTCTATCGTTGAAGAGCTCACAAAAGTTATGCAAGCCGAAGAGATCGCTTGTTCATTCGACGAATTAGAAGCCAGCGTCAAACAGGTAATCCAAGCCACAGCGCAGAACAACTCATCCATGAAGCAGGATATGTTTTACCAACGCAAAACAGAGATCGACTTCATCACTGGGCACCTAATAAAAACAGCGCTTAAGCATCAGATAAAAGTTCCCGTTAACCAAAAGCTGTTCGATCAGGTCAAAGAGCAAGAAAATAGCTGGAATCATCAAGATTAG
- the csdA gene encoding cysteine desulfurase CsdA, which produces MLDINHIREQFPALSQTINQQPLIYLDSAATTQKPQVVIDAISQYYSKQNANVHRGSHSLTANATSQFESARDKVAQFIGASSSKEIIWTRGATEALNLIAQTYARSTLQPGDEILVSEMEHHANIVPWQIVAEQTDAKVIKVPMTSDCEFDLQAFDHLLNDKTKIVALAQITNVTGSRQPIEQVIKKAHKMNAIVVVDGAQGIVHEPVDVAALGADFYVFSGHKLYAPAGIGVLYGKLELLEAMPPWHGGGKMVERVSFSGTTFSELPGKFEAGTPNVAGAIALSTAIEWLSSFAQQDVENHVHQLQQKTYQALNQLDDIQILGYKPNSSVITFVMDGVHHQDIATLLDQQGIAVRAGHHCAHPLMDALGVKGTVRISFGIYNNMDDVEKLIAAIEKAVDML; this is translated from the coding sequence ATGCTTGATATCAATCACATCCGAGAGCAGTTTCCTGCGCTATCACAAACCATCAATCAACAACCATTGATTTACTTAGACAGCGCGGCAACAACACAAAAACCTCAGGTAGTTATTGATGCCATTAGCCAATATTACTCCAAACAAAATGCTAATGTTCACCGTGGCAGTCATAGCTTAACAGCGAACGCGACCAGTCAATTTGAATCGGCTAGAGATAAGGTCGCTCAGTTTATCGGTGCAAGCTCTTCAAAAGAGATCATCTGGACTCGCGGTGCAACCGAAGCGCTCAACCTAATTGCTCAAACGTATGCAAGAAGTACCCTTCAGCCAGGCGATGAGATCTTAGTGAGTGAAATGGAGCATCACGCCAACATAGTGCCTTGGCAAATTGTGGCAGAACAAACCGACGCTAAAGTCATTAAAGTACCAATGACATCAGATTGCGAATTTGATCTACAAGCTTTTGATCATCTGCTTAATGATAAGACCAAGATTGTTGCCTTAGCTCAGATCACCAATGTCACAGGTTCTCGTCAGCCAATTGAACAAGTCATCAAAAAAGCACACAAGATGAATGCGATTGTTGTGGTCGACGGCGCACAAGGCATCGTTCATGAGCCAGTTGATGTTGCTGCTTTAGGTGCGGATTTCTACGTATTCTCAGGGCACAAGCTCTATGCCCCTGCCGGTATTGGTGTGCTTTATGGCAAACTTGAATTGCTCGAAGCGATGCCACCTTGGCACGGTGGTGGTAAGATGGTTGAGCGAGTATCATTTTCTGGTACCACTTTTTCAGAGTTACCGGGCAAGTTTGAAGCGGGCACACCAAATGTTGCCGGTGCGATAGCATTAAGCACCGCAATAGAATGGTTAAGTAGTTTTGCACAGCAAGATGTCGAGAATCATGTCCACCAGCTACAACAGAAAACCTACCAAGCACTCAATCAATTGGATGACATCCAAATACTTGGCTACAAACCAAATTCAAGTGTGATTACTTTTGTGATGGATGGCGTTCACCACCAAGACATTGCTACGCTGTTGGATCAGCAAGGTATCGCGGTACGTGCAGGGCACCACTGTGCTCACCCATTAATGGATGCACTTGGAGTGAAAGGAACGGTTCGAATTTCATTTGGTATTTACAACAACATGGATGATGTTGAAAAACTCATAGCGGCGATAGAAAAAGCCGTTGATATGCTGTAG
- the csdE gene encoding cysteine desulfurase sulfur acceptor subunit CsdE: protein MTTFPSSPFGTEITSDDIVAKMQTFSGWEDRYRQVIQWGKKLPTMPDELKSEQVIVSGCESQVWLVSQNIDGVWHFCADSDARIVRGLIALVMAAYDGKTSEQVQAFDIDGYFEKIGLITHLSPSRGNGLKAIVAQIQELSA from the coding sequence ATGACCACATTCCCAAGCTCTCCATTCGGCACTGAAATTACCAGTGATGATATCGTCGCGAAGATGCAGACATTCAGCGGCTGGGAAGACCGTTATCGCCAAGTGATTCAATGGGGTAAGAAACTGCCAACTATGCCTGATGAACTGAAAAGTGAACAGGTGATTGTCTCTGGCTGTGAAAGCCAAGTGTGGTTGGTTTCTCAGAATATCGATGGTGTTTGGCACTTTTGTGCTGATTCTGATGCTCGCATCGTTCGCGGTCTGATTGCATTAGTGATGGCTGCGTATGATGGTAAAACATCAGAGCAGGTTCAAGCGTTCGATATTGACGGCTACTTTGAAAAAATCGGTCTAATCACACACCTAAGCCCATCTCGCGGTAATGGATTAAAAGCGATCGTTGCTCAAATCCAAGAGCTAAGTGCGTAG
- the tcdA gene encoding tRNA cyclic N6-threonylcarbamoyladenosine(37) synthase TcdA: MRELTTPASENYDQRFGGTRRLYGNSEVDILRAAHVCVIGIGGVGSWAVEALARTGLGELTLIDMDDVCVTNINRQIHAMSGTVGKSKIEVMAERVKLINPECKVNLIDDFIGPDNQAEYLSKEFDFVLDAIDSMKAKASLLAYCRSNKIKVITTGGAGGQIDPTQIKVADLTKTIQDPLAKKLKDTLRRHHNFPKNPARKFGIDCVFSTEQLKYPQADGSVCAAKATAEGPKRMDCATGFGAATVVTATFGFVAVSRIVEKLIQKHAK, encoded by the coding sequence ATGCGTGAATTGACCACTCCAGCTTCAGAAAACTATGACCAACGATTTGGTGGCACTCGTCGTCTGTATGGCAATAGTGAAGTCGACATACTTAGAGCTGCACACGTGTGTGTTATCGGTATTGGCGGTGTAGGTTCATGGGCTGTTGAAGCACTTGCTCGTACTGGTTTAGGTGAGCTTACTTTGATCGATATGGATGATGTGTGTGTGACTAACATCAACCGTCAAATTCATGCAATGTCGGGCACGGTTGGTAAGAGCAAAATCGAAGTGATGGCCGAGCGTGTTAAGCTGATTAACCCTGAGTGTAAAGTTAACCTGATTGACGATTTCATCGGTCCTGATAATCAGGCGGAATACTTATCGAAAGAGTTCGATTTTGTGTTGGATGCGATCGATAGCATGAAGGCTAAGGCTTCGCTATTGGCGTATTGCCGCAGTAACAAAATCAAAGTAATCACCACTGGTGGTGCGGGGGGGCAAATCGACCCAACGCAAATCAAAGTGGCTGATTTGACCAAGACGATTCAAGATCCGCTAGCGAAGAAGCTTAAAGATACCCTTCGTCGTCATCATAATTTCCCTAAGAATCCAGCACGTAAGTTTGGTATCGATTGTGTGTTCTCGACTGAACAGCTGAAATACCCTCAAGCTGACGGTAGTGTATGTGCTGCGAAAGCAACAGCTGAAGGTCCAAAGCGCATGGATTGTGCGACGGGCTTTGGTGCGGCAACCGTAGTAACGGCGACTTTTGGTTTTGTGGCTGTTTCACGTATTGTAGAAAAGCTGATTCAAAAGCACGCTAAGTAA